In Pseudomonas deceptionensis, a single window of DNA contains:
- the rapA gene encoding RNA polymerase-associated protein RapA, with protein sequence MAQQYQPGQRWISDSEAELGLGTVLAQDGRLLTVLYPATGETRQYSLRNAPLTRVRFSPGDTIIHFEGWKMTVREVDDVDGLMVYHGLNEHNEAVTLPETQLSNFIQFRLASDRLFAGQIDPLSWFSLRYHTLEHTSRQLQSPLWGLGGVRAQPIAHQLHIAREVADRIAPRVLLADEVGLGKTIEAGLVIHRQLLSGRASRVLIVVPENLQHQWLVEMRRRFNLEVALFDEERFIESDASNPFEDSQLALVALEWLVDDPKAQAALFDADWDLLVVDEAHHLVWHEDNVSPEYGLVEQLAGVIPGVLLLTATPEQLGQDSHFARLRLLDPNRFHDLAAFRAESENYRPVAQAVQELLDKGRLSPEAHNTIHGFLGAEGDTLLAAVNEGDAEASARLVRELLDRHGTGRVLFRNTRAAIQGFPERKLHAYPLPCPDEYLELPLGEHAELYPEVSFQAQPDATDEERWWRFDPRVEWLTDTLKMLKRTKVLVICAHAETAMDLEDALRVRSGIPATVFHEGMNILERDRAAAYFADEEFGAQVLICSEIGSEGRNFQFAHHLVLFDLPSHPDLLEQRIGRLDRIGQKHIIELHVPYLETSPQQRLFQWYHEALNAFLNTCPTGNALQHTFGPRLLPLLEAADDQEWQALIDEARLERERLEQELHTGRDRLLELNSGGSGEGEALVEAILEQDDQFTLPIYMETLFNAFGIDSEDHSENALILKPSEKMLDASFPLGDDEGVTITYDRNQALSREDMQFITWEHPMVQGGMDLVLSGSMGNTAVALIKNKALKPGTVLLELIYVSEVVAPRSLQLGRYLPPAALRCLLDANGNDLSSRVAFDTLNEQLESVPRASANKFVQAQREQLTPKINAGEAKIAPRHAERVAEAQRRLAADTEEELARLTALQAVNPSVRDSELVALRKQREQSLAMLEKAALRLEAIRVLVAG encoded by the coding sequence ATGGCGCAGCAGTATCAACCGGGGCAACGCTGGATTAGTGACAGCGAAGCAGAGCTAGGTTTAGGCACCGTTCTGGCACAGGACGGTCGCTTGTTGACCGTGCTCTATCCGGCCACTGGCGAAACCCGCCAATATTCGCTGCGCAACGCACCGCTCACGCGTGTTCGGTTCTCGCCGGGTGACACCATCATCCACTTCGAAGGCTGGAAGATGACCGTGCGCGAAGTCGATGATGTCGACGGCCTGATGGTCTACCACGGGCTTAACGAGCATAACGAAGCCGTCACCCTGCCAGAAACCCAACTGTCGAACTTTATCCAGTTCCGTCTGGCCAGTGACCGTCTGTTCGCCGGGCAAATCGACCCGCTGTCCTGGTTCTCCCTGCGCTACCACACCCTCGAACACACCAGCCGTCAGCTGCAATCGCCGCTGTGGGGCCTGGGTGGCGTGCGTGCGCAACCGATTGCACACCAACTGCACATCGCCCGCGAAGTGGCAGACCGTATCGCGCCGCGTGTTTTGCTGGCTGACGAAGTAGGCCTGGGTAAAACCATCGAAGCCGGCCTGGTGATCCACCGCCAATTGCTCAGTGGCCGCGCCAGCCGCGTCCTGATCGTGGTCCCGGAAAACCTGCAGCACCAGTGGCTGGTTGAGATGCGTCGCCGCTTCAACCTCGAAGTGGCACTGTTCGACGAAGAGCGCTTTATCGAAAGCGACGCCAGCAACCCCTTCGAAGACAGCCAGCTGGCACTGGTTGCCCTGGAATGGCTGGTTGACGACCCCAAGGCCCAGGCGGCGCTGTTTGACGCTGACTGGGATCTGCTGGTGGTCGACGAAGCGCACCACCTGGTGTGGCACGAAGACAACGTCAGCCCTGAATACGGCCTGGTAGAACAACTGGCCGGCGTGATCCCGGGTGTTTTGCTGCTCACCGCAACCCCGGAGCAATTGGGGCAGGACAGCCACTTTGCGCGCCTGCGCCTGCTGGACCCGAATCGCTTCCACGATCTGGCCGCCTTCCGCGCCGAGAGCGAGAACTACCGCCCGGTCGCTCAGGCCGTGCAGGAGCTGCTGGACAAGGGCCGCCTGTCACCTGAAGCCCATAACACCATTCACGGTTTCCTCGGAGCCGAAGGCGACACCCTGCTGGCCGCTGTCAATGAGGGCGATGCCGAGGCAAGCGCCCGCCTGGTGCGCGAGCTGCTGGACCGCCACGGTACCGGCCGCGTGCTGTTCCGTAACACCCGCGCCGCCATCCAGGGCTTCCCGGAGCGCAAACTGCACGCCTACCCGCTGCCGTGCCCGGACGAATACCTCGAACTGCCGCTGGGCGAACACGCCGAGCTGTACCCTGAAGTCAGCTTCCAGGCCCAGCCGGACGCTACGGATGAAGAGCGCTGGTGGCGCTTCGACCCTCGGGTCGAATGGCTCACCGACACGCTGAAAATGCTCAAGCGCACCAAAGTACTGGTGATCTGCGCCCACGCTGAAACCGCCATGGACCTGGAAGACGCCCTGCGCGTACGTTCCGGTATTCCTGCGACGGTCTTCCACGAAGGCATGAACATTCTTGAGCGCGACCGTGCTGCAGCCTACTTCGCAGATGAAGAGTTCGGCGCCCAAGTGCTGATCTGCTCCGAAATCGGCAGTGAAGGTCGCAACTTCCAGTTTGCCCACCACCTGGTACTGTTCGACCTGCCGTCGCACCCGGACCTGCTGGAGCAGCGTATCGGCCGTCTGGACCGTATCGGCCAGAAGCACATCATCGAACTGCACGTGCCGTACCTTGAGACCAGCCCGCAACAGCGCCTGTTCCAGTGGTACCACGAAGCGCTGAATGCCTTCCTCAACACCTGCCCGACCGGCAACGCCCTTCAACACACGTTCGGCCCACGCCTGCTGCCGTTGCTTGAAGCTGCCGACGACCAGGAGTGGCAAGCACTGATCGACGAAGCACGCCTTGAGCGCGAGCGTCTCGAGCAAGAACTGCACACCGGCCGTGACCGTTTGCTGGAGCTCAACTCCGGCGGCTCGGGCGAAGGCGAAGCGCTGGTTGAAGCGATCCTTGAGCAAGACGATCAGTTCACCCTGCCGATCTACATGGAAACTCTGTTCAACGCCTTTGGCATCGACAGCGAAGACCATTCCGAAAACGCCCTGATCCTCAAGCCAAGCGAGAAAATGCTCGACGCCAGCTTCCCCCTGGGCGACGACGAAGGCGTGACCATCACCTACGATCGCAACCAGGCCCTGTCGCGCGAAGACATGCAGTTCATCACCTGGGAACACCCGATGGTGCAAGGCGGCATGGACCTCGTATTGTCTGGTTCGATGGGCAACACCGCCGTCGCACTGATCAAGAACAAGGCACTCAAGCCCGGCACCGTGCTGCTCGAGCTGATTTACGTCAGTGAAGTGGTTGCACCGCGTTCGCTGCAACTGGGCCGCTACTTGCCACCGGCGGCCCTGCGCTGCCTGCTCGATGCCAACGGTAACGACCTGTCGTCCCGCGTGGCCTTCGACACATTGAACGAACAACTGGAAAGCGTACCCCGCGCCAGCGCCAACAAGTTCGTTCAGGCCCAGCGCGAACAGTTGACGCCGAAGATCAACGCCGGTGAAGCCAAGATCGCGCCACGTCACGCAGAACGCGTGGCCGAAGCCCAACGCCGTCTGGCAGCAGACACCGAAGAAGAGCTGGCACGCCTGACCGCCTTGCAGGCAGTCAACCCAAGCGTGCGTGACAGCGAACTGGTTGCCTTGCGCAAGCAACGCGAACAAAGCCTGGCCATGCTTGAAAAAGCCGCCCTGCGCCTTGAAGCCATTCGTGTGCTGGTAGCCGGTTAA
- the ccoM gene encoding cytochrome c oxidase subunit CcoM, which produces MFLDNVVIAGVLTVGLMVLFFAGLGIFIWKDSQKRK; this is translated from the coding sequence ATGTTTCTCGATAATGTGGTTATCGCCGGGGTACTTACCGTCGGCCTCATGGTTTTGTTCTTTGCCGGTCTGGGCATTTTTATCTGGAAAGACTCCCAGAAGCGCAAATAG
- a CDS encoding inorganic phosphate transporter, translated as MIDLLSGLDAWVLISLFFALAFVLAFEFINGFHDTANAVATVIYTKAMPPHLAVFFSGVFNFLGVLLGGVGVAYAIVHLLPVELLVNVNTGHGLAMVFSLLAAAITWNLGTWYFGIPASSSHTLIGSILGVGLANALISGIPVSDGVNWQKAIDIGASLVFSPMAGFLVAGLVLLALKWWRPASKMHKTPDQRRKMDDKKHPPFWNRLVLVISAMAVSFVHGSNDGQKGIGLIMLVLIGIVPSAFVLDLNSTTYQIERTRDATLHLSQFYERNNASLAEFLALGKSVKGDLPDQFSCNPQQTEPTIAALLTSLKGVADYHSIPAEKRIEIRRYLLCLDDTAKKVSKLPALDSREKADLEKLRKDLTATTEYAPFWVILAVALALGLGTMVGWKRVVKTIGEKIGKQGMTYAQGMAAQITTAFAIGMANIFALPVSTTHILSSGVAGTMVANKSGLQGGTIKTILMAWVLTLPATIALSATLFWLASKALA; from the coding sequence ATGATCGATCTATTAAGCGGATTGGACGCCTGGGTTCTTATCAGCCTCTTCTTCGCCCTAGCCTTTGTTCTCGCGTTTGAGTTCATAAACGGCTTTCATGACACCGCGAACGCGGTAGCGACTGTCATCTACACCAAAGCCATGCCGCCTCACCTGGCGGTATTCTTTTCCGGTGTGTTCAACTTCCTCGGCGTTCTGCTGGGCGGGGTCGGCGTGGCATATGCCATCGTCCACCTGCTACCAGTAGAGCTTCTGGTGAATGTAAACACCGGGCATGGCCTGGCCATGGTGTTCTCACTGCTTGCTGCAGCCATCACCTGGAACCTGGGTACCTGGTACTTCGGGATTCCCGCGTCGAGCTCACACACCCTGATCGGCTCGATCCTGGGTGTCGGCCTGGCCAACGCCCTGATCAGCGGAATTCCGGTGAGCGATGGGGTTAACTGGCAGAAGGCTATCGACATCGGTGCCTCCCTGGTGTTCTCGCCAATGGCCGGTTTCCTGGTTGCAGGCCTGGTATTGCTCGCCCTCAAGTGGTGGCGTCCAGCGTCCAAGATGCACAAGACGCCAGACCAACGCCGCAAGATGGACGACAAAAAGCACCCGCCGTTCTGGAACCGTCTGGTTCTGGTGATCTCGGCCATGGCCGTGAGCTTTGTTCACGGTTCCAACGATGGCCAGAAAGGCATCGGCCTGATCATGCTGGTCCTGATCGGCATCGTGCCAAGCGCTTTCGTTCTGGATCTGAACAGCACCACCTATCAGATCGAACGTACTCGGGACGCCACCTTGCACCTGAGCCAGTTCTACGAGCGTAACAACGCTTCGCTCGCCGAGTTCCTGGCGCTGGGCAAAAGTGTCAAAGGCGATCTCCCGGATCAGTTCAGCTGCAACCCGCAGCAGACCGAACCGACCATCGCTGCCCTGTTGACCTCGCTTAAAGGCGTGGCGGACTACCATTCGATCCCGGCTGAAAAGCGTATCGAGATCCGTCGCTACCTGCTTTGCCTGGACGACACCGCGAAGAAAGTCAGCAAATTGCCAGCTCTTGATTCCCGCGAAAAAGCGGACCTCGAAAAACTGCGCAAAGACCTGACGGCCACCACCGAATACGCCCCGTTCTGGGTAATTCTGGCTGTAGCGCTGGCCTTGGGCCTGGGCACAATGGTTGGCTGGAAACGCGTGGTTAAAACCATCGGTGAGAAGATCGGCAAACAAGGCATGACCTATGCCCAGGGCATGGCAGCTCAGATCACCACTGCCTTTGCCATCGGCATGGCCAACATCTTCGCACTGCCGGTATCCACGACGCACATTCTGTCCTCGGGTGTAGCGGGTACCATGGTCGCCAACAAAAGCGGCCTGCAAGGCGGCACCATCAAGACCATCCTGATGGCGTGGGTACTGACCTTGCCCGCCACCATCGCACTGTCTGCAACGCTATTCTGGCTGGCTTCCAAAGCACTCGCCTGA
- the pcaR gene encoding pca regulon transcriptional regulator PcaR: MNDQLRNAVASIAPPIVASPAKRIQAFTGDPDFMSSLARGLAVVQAFQERKRHLTIAQISHRTEIPRAAVRRCLYTLIKLGYATTDGRTYSLLPKVLTLGHAYLSSTPLAVTAQPYLDRMSEQLHEACNMATLEGDDILYIARSATTQRLISVDLSVGGRLPAYCTSMGRILLAALDDVTLHEYLAHGEFQAKTSRTLHTPEALLECLQQVREQGWCVVDQELEQGLRSIAVPVYDASGQVLAALNVSTHAGRVTRTELEQRFLPIMLNASRELSTQLFS, from the coding sequence ATGAATGATCAACTGCGCAATGCCGTTGCCAGTATCGCACCGCCGATTGTAGCGTCGCCCGCCAAGCGCATTCAGGCGTTTACCGGTGATCCTGACTTTATGTCTTCCCTGGCCCGAGGCCTGGCTGTGGTGCAGGCGTTTCAGGAGCGCAAGCGGCATCTGACCATTGCCCAGATCAGCCATCGCACCGAAATTCCGCGGGCCGCAGTGCGCCGGTGCCTGTACACCCTTATCAAGCTGGGTTATGCCACGACCGATGGCCGAACCTATTCCCTGCTGCCCAAAGTACTGACGTTGGGCCATGCCTATCTGTCGTCGACGCCGCTGGCGGTCACGGCCCAACCGTATCTGGACCGCATGAGTGAGCAATTGCACGAGGCGTGCAACATGGCGACCCTCGAAGGTGACGACATTCTCTATATCGCCCGCTCGGCGACGACCCAGCGCCTGATTTCGGTGGACCTTTCGGTTGGTGGCCGCTTGCCGGCGTACTGCACGTCGATGGGGCGCATTTTGCTGGCGGCGCTGGATGACGTGACGCTGCACGAGTACCTGGCCCATGGCGAGTTCCAGGCCAAAACCAGCCGTACCCTGCACACCCCCGAGGCGCTTCTTGAATGCTTGCAGCAGGTGCGCGAGCAAGGTTGGTGTGTCGTCGATCAGGAGTTGGAGCAAGGGCTGCGCTCGATTGCGGTGCCGGTGTACGACGCCTCAGGGCAGGTGCTGGCAGCCCTGAACGTCAGCACCCATGCCGGGCGGGTGACGCGCACGGAGCTGGAACAGCGCTTTTTGCCGATCATGCTCAATGCCAGTCGCGAGTTGAGCACCCAGCTGTTCAGTTGA